The genomic region ACACTCTTCTGCACTTTATTCtaaacaattttatttgcattcatattatatttcttctattttctgtttatttttcattataagTGTATATCCTCTCTGTGTAGTGCCATTATATAATGAATTAGCATCAATACAACAAACAGAAAGTAAacaagtgcaaaaaaaacaaacagatgttCAATGAGCTTATTCAAGGAATAGgctctaacacacaataatgttCCAGCACAATGAGGAATGATCAGAAttggtataaaaataaaagactcccaATAACATTCCTTGCTATAGCAGAGCTGAATAAGTCTCTTACAGAATGTGCTTTGTTGTTTGACCAataaatcctggagggactgtgATATATTGTCCATAATAGATACTAGTTTGTTTAATGTCCTCCTTTCCATGAACACATTAAAACTGTCCAGAGAGCATCCCAGGACACAGCCAGACTCCTTAATCAGCTTGTTGCCAAGCATCATTGCTTCTACTCCCCATCATATCACCACAAAGAAGACAGCACTCACAACAATAGACTACACCTTGCTGCAAACATTAAAGGATGTAAGTTTTCTCAGAAAATGGAATATACACAACACCTTCCTGTACACAGTCTTCCTGTCAGGCTTCCACTCCAGGCTGTTGTCATGGTACACACCAACATATCTGCAGGCATCAACCAGCAGTCCCATGATGTTTATTGATCCGGTTGTGGTCCTTTTCCTCCTGCATTCAACCACCATCTCCTTGGTCATGACTACATTAAAGAGTAAATGCTTCTTCTCATTCCACTCAACCGACTACCACAGAGTGGTTAGGAAATTATGTTAGATCAGTCTTCTACTGGAAGTCAGTGGAGTACAGTATGACGAGGAAGGGGATAAGACAGTTCCCTGTGGTGCTCTGATAACTGCTCAATAGCTTATCCAACAGGCAGCTCCCCAGGTGCACAAAATGAGGTCTCTCTGAGAGGTAGACTGTGAGCCTGGAGATCATGGGGTGTTAACTCGCATTCTATCCATCGTCTCACTTAGCAGGAGAGGTTGGATGGTATTGAATGCTATTGAGAAATCAAAGAATGTGTTTCTCACTTTGGTGTTCTCGCAGTCCAAATGGGATTTTGTCCATCtggaagtaaataaattaatgaattgtCCACACCTACCTGTGGCTGGTAAGCCAACTACAGGGGGTCCAAAACTGAGCTCACTTGAGGGCTGAGGTGGGCCAAGACCAAACTTTCCAGGACCTTCAACACATTTGATGTTGTGTCGGGGGACTGGTTTATATTTGTATGTAGAGTTCCTAGTTGTAGCTATAATGGCAAATACATAAAActtatcaaaataaaaaaatataaatagccTGGCATCTGATCATACAAGGTAAATAATTTCTCTTGTTGCTGCTGAGGAGCAACATGGTCCAACATGTTCAGCCTAAAAGAGTGTTAGACTGCTGTGAATGGTACCATTTAGAAAACATGAAAATAGATTTGGACTACAGTTGTGACAAACAGTTCTCAGTGAAGACTTGATCATTTTAACAAAATAGACTTTATGTTacaactagaatgaatttcttGGTTACATAATTTGATCATGTAGCACAGGCTATAGAAGGGAAATAGAAGGGTTTGAAAtagaatcacactctctggtgccacccagatgaggatgggttccctcaGGGGGCTTTTTCTCACCATCAtagcctctggcttgctcattagggataaattggCAAATTTATCATGTAAAATTTATATCccatatatttctgtaaagctactttctGAATTTCCATTGTTAAagcactataaaaataaaaataaaaatgaagtgaattgTATTAATATTCTGTAACAGAAGCTTTGACTGTAGTGCTTACAGGACAGCAGTGTAATGCAAATAACAGATGTATAATTATGTTACATTCTAATATGATTTTGTTAATATAGTCTATGGAAGACTCTCGACACAGAGGAGCTTACAATTGAGAACTTCTTGATAACATGTCTAACTTGTTTTAATGGAAGTTCTACAAGATAATGTATAAAATTGGtagaatttattaataaaagaaaattcatTCAATgggtataaaataattttttttttaaaaaaacccaacaactaCAGAATGTACTgtacaggaaaacaatcaatgtTGGGGTGGAAACATTAACTCTGTGATGCTTTGCATCACATGAtccatattatttatttatttttttacttgtaaCAGCATATCCCCTGTTATCCTGTTTATCTCTTTGTTAGCTCATGCAATTGAGATCCATAACTGGATGTGTGGCTACAGAGGACTCTGTAGGCGTCTTTGCTCCACCCGAGAGCACAACGCAGGCCATCATGGCTGTCCTCACAGATACAGGTACTGTCCAAATACCCTTAAGGCTTTGTGTTGTTCCTGACTGCTTGGATTCTCATAGTCTGACTGTCTTTATCTATATCTCTTTGCAGTTGCTGTGCTGTTCGTTTTAAGCAAATACCAAAACATACTGTATGGAAGAAGAACAAACcctgaaacaaaatgaaacataaGGATAAGCGAAGATTTTTGTCCGTAATGTGTTTGTAAATCACTGCGAGCCATTCACTGCTTGTCTCTGTCATATGTGTCTGTACTCTTTCAAGTTTAAATCTTTACCCAACAActgacttaaaaataaatatgacagTTTtgttaacataaataaatagtacATAAGAAGAGTAGAATAACAACGCTATGTATGGAATAAAACAGTAAGCGGCATGctataataagaaaataattaacaacAGGTTGATATTAAACTCTCAaactctcattaacacacagcagtgttattcaATTAGCACCCAAAAGATAATTATTCTCCAGTAATTCCATCCAGTCACCCCTACACATTCTCTTGAATTTAATTGGAAAACATTTGTAGCTCGTTACGAAACCACAAAATCACAATATCCGGctatattcaaatatatttgttatatgtttttatctgtttattgtttGTCATAAATGATGTACATTGTCCACTAAGGATGTATGGAAGTTCTTTGTATAGAAAAGATAACAtatttgaattatttcattGATTAAAGACTTCACTGCTTACACTTTCTTACCTGTTAAAATCAAAAACAGCTCTGTTGTATGAGGCAGTATAAACCATATGacttgtatagtgtgtgattaattTATTACAGACTAGTACATTATTGCGTTAATGTCTTTGGTTATGAAATCATACTCAGTAGAGACTTTAGAGTCAAGGTGGAGCCCATTCTGAGATGTCAGAAGGCCGAAATCAACGAATAAACAAACACGCTaaccaaaaacaaactaaccacaAACTCCAATATCCAAGATGCACCAGCATACAAATCTGACCGCACCAGACTCCACTACCAAGTCAAACACGCTGCTTTGTTCAAAGTCACTGGACTCTTAACAAGACTTACCTGTTCCTGAGCAAACAAGCACACTTTATAAGAGACTTTCACATGGCTACAACCTCATGAAGTAGTTTATGATGTTACCAAGCCTGGTGCACTTCcacattcattttgattttgACCTATATCCTACACTCGTTTGATTTTGTATAGATTGGAAATAGTTGGATATCTAATCAGAAAtactcaaatattttttttaatatttccttAAACAACTGTCTAATTGTGTGGTCAATTCATTTGCTGTATCATATGTAAAATAACAACTCCAACATGTGTGTCATTATGTCAGAAAAAGTTGACGTCAATTAACTAATTAAAGTCCTCCGGGTATTTTCAGTATTTAAGCAGACTTCACCAAAATTcagaaaatgtaatttttaaatGTTCAATCTGAGTATTGCCTCAAATGATTACAAATGATGTTTTACTTTACAAATTTATGCAGTATACAGGTGGAATATGAGAACACAAAATAAAGCACTAATAAGCTTTCAGTGTTGTGAAATAACTGCTGTATTGACTACTCATTTGCCCATTTATTACTTATATAAATATCTAATGCACGACCCTCCTACTGATGTTTTCGGTCATCACATTAATGAAGTGTGACTGATTAGAAATATgcctttcattttttaaaaataaataaataaatattttgagcCTCAGCCACAGACTTCTCAGCCTCTAATCGCTATAGACAGCCAAACATACTTGTTCATCACATGCACAAAAATAGAGtttttatgtcttttatttAATAAGTTTAATATAAGACACATGCTAAGACGCATGTTAATCAACCATTCCTCAGAATATCTAGGTACACAATGTGTTTTCTATAAAGGGGAACCTGATAAACAGAAGTCCCCAGCCTTCCTGTGGCGCCAGCAAAAGAGACATTAACATCAGCAAAGAGATTACAGAGCACAAACAAGTATGTTTAAATGTCTATAGAGATTAGAGACAAAGCGGCCAGTGGAGGCTGAGGGtcaagacatttatttattttatttttatggaatTGGGTCAAGGTGAAGACATAGAGTATCtacacaacaagaacaacagtCCATGGAGAGATATTTTGCTAAAAgattgggggtgggggggttcaAATGTGTTTCTCATTTAGTCACATATATTTTGTGTGAATTCATATGTTACAAACTACAAAGAGTTTGAAGAAACACttgttaattatatatatatatatatatatatatatatatatatatatatatatatatataatttgttaCTGTTTTGTTCAGCTGTTCTATTCAACCCGTCTGTCTCCGCAACACACTAGCTCTCTGAGTACCTTTTGTGTCCAGCAGATGGAAGCATTCAACACTGTGAGCAATATAAGATGAACAACTGCAGTGATATGTACAGCTGAGAAACCTTATGTCCTGGCAtatatgtggatgttactttaacaTGTACCATCTACTTAAACATTGTTGTAGACCAAGTGCACCCCTTTATGGCAATGGTGTTCTAATCCCAATGTCCTCTTGTTGTCCTATCATACTACAAAACTGTTCAGAAATGTTTTGAGGAATATGAAGGTGTTGACTTC from Hemibagrus wyckioides isolate EC202008001 linkage group LG18, SWU_Hwy_1.0, whole genome shotgun sequence harbors:
- the defbl2 gene encoding beta-defensin-like 2, which produces MRRPDLTLFLLLLVISAVNAHAIEIHNWMCGYRGLCRRLCSTREHNAGHHGCPHRYSCCAVRFKQIPKHTVWKKNKP